In Massilistercora timonensis, the following are encoded in one genomic region:
- a CDS encoding macro domain-containing protein, with the protein MVKERKGDLLRSDAAIIAHQVNCQGVMGAGVARQIRHRILTAEQYRAYQQLCRKNKEELLGFCSLMLRMDTDVTQYVAHLFAENIPTGRGLDTDYAALRQSLTAMMFLAAQRELSQIAIPGYLGCGLAGGDWETVYSRILIPLFSESCFTLTILYLPDSIRRLWTEFGDIPMNPETECIEQAWHGFSAGTHREEIWHWFEETFQISVAEALMYANNKKKIMR; encoded by the coding sequence ATGGTCAAAGAAAGGAAAGGGGATCTGCTTCGTTCTGATGCTGCCATTATCGCCCACCAGGTCAACTGCCAGGGTGTTATGGGGGCAGGCGTAGCCAGGCAGATCCGGCATCGTATTTTGACGGCAGAACAGTATCGAGCATACCAGCAGCTTTGCAGGAAAAATAAAGAGGAACTTTTAGGATTCTGCTCTTTGATGCTGCGGATGGATACTGACGTCACTCAGTATGTAGCGCATCTGTTTGCCGAGAATATTCCCACAGGCAGAGGATTAGATACCGATTATGCAGCACTGAGACAGAGCCTGACTGCCATGATGTTCCTGGCAGCACAGCGGGAATTGTCGCAGATTGCCATTCCCGGTTATCTGGGATGCGGGCTTGCAGGCGGCGACTGGGAGACGGTCTACAGCCGTATCCTCATCCCCCTGTTTTCCGAGTCTTGCTTTACCCTTACCATCCTGTACCTGCCGGACAGCATCCGGCGTCTCTGGACAGAATTTGGAGACATCCCTATGAACCCGGAAACAGAATGTATTGAGCAAGCCTGGCACGGATTTTCAGCTGGAACACACCGGGAAGAAATCTGGCACTGGTTTGAAGAGACATTTCAGATCAGCGTGGCGGAAGCTCTCATGTATGCAAATAATAAAAAGAAAATTATGAGGTGA
- a CDS encoding YodL domain-containing protein, translating to MKITIYQIIPELDQDRLMFMPLSYFQKAGYPSPPAEIYESVFCGETEVATLEEIYRIFNRKDEADARYLEKIGFTGHSMSVSDILEIQHSPGESRFYFCDTFGFSQIAFQKENAMLPVQNHDNIPFEQVNRSKPGYLAYMDNGGISIHPCIQVQLQRCKYSQCQLGYRLRYREKEGLSARQKEFLERPAVLLFEDTQGPAPENLWYPSPKPSVWISRHPAHSPLNLKLVEEWCQSQNVTYEYL from the coding sequence ATGAAAATAACGATCTATCAGATCATCCCGGAATTGGATCAGGACAGGCTGATGTTTATGCCCCTTTCCTATTTTCAAAAAGCCGGGTATCCATCACCGCCTGCAGAAATTTATGAATCCGTATTCTGCGGAGAAACGGAAGTCGCCACACTGGAAGAAATCTACCGGATATTCAACCGCAAAGATGAAGCGGATGCCCGCTATCTGGAAAAGATCGGTTTCACCGGACATTCCATGTCAGTCTCTGACATTCTGGAAATACAGCACTCACCGGGAGAAAGCCGTTTCTATTTCTGTGATACATTTGGTTTTTCTCAAATAGCATTTCAGAAGGAAAACGCCATGCTGCCAGTTCAGAACCATGACAATATCCCTTTTGAGCAGGTCAATCGGTCCAAGCCCGGTTATCTGGCCTATATGGATAACGGGGGAATTTCTATTCATCCCTGTATCCAAGTCCAGCTCCAACGCTGCAAATACAGTCAGTGCCAGCTCGGCTACCGGCTCCGTTACCGGGAGAAGGAAGGGTTATCCGCACGGCAGAAAGAATTTCTGGAGCGTCCTGCTGTCCTTCTGTTCGAGGATACGCAAGGGCCGGCTCCGGAAAATTTATGGTATCCCAGCCCTAAACCTTCGGTTTGGATCTCCCGGCACCCGGCGCACAGCCCGCTAAACCTGAAGCTGGTGGAAGAATGGTGCCAGAGCCAAAATGTAACCTATGAATATCTTTAA
- a CDS encoding DUF3990 domain-containing protein: MEAMISMSIQSDVEILSVQAVEYYAQKHHLSEGDVFDLFCKHQVFEKILIQHEMLHQLDMEETFQYVEEIIKENAPELVLYHGSNIAFDEIDLGKSHNRRDFGRGFYCTVLESQAEEWAKRLYLRSHKGGRYVYRYLFRQTEDLKIKHFAALDREWLEFIKENRTKGGIQHAYDVVVGPVADDNTMETVQLYLSGILKAEEAVERLRYNKVNNQVSFHTPLALEHLTLESRREVS, from the coding sequence ATGGAGGCAATGATAAGTATGAGTATTCAATCCGATGTGGAAATCTTATCTGTACAAGCAGTCGAGTATTACGCACAAAAGCATCATCTGTCTGAAGGGGACGTCTTTGATCTCTTCTGTAAGCATCAGGTTTTTGAAAAAATCCTGATACAGCACGAAATGCTTCATCAATTAGATATGGAAGAGACTTTTCAATATGTGGAGGAAATCATCAAAGAAAATGCTCCGGAACTGGTGCTTTACCACGGTTCCAACATCGCATTTGATGAGATTGACCTGGGAAAATCCCATAACCGCCGTGACTTTGGCCGGGGATTTTACTGTACCGTCTTGGAAAGCCAAGCGGAGGAATGGGCCAAACGTCTTTATCTGCGCTCCCACAAAGGCGGCAGATATGTTTATCGTTACCTGTTCCGCCAGACAGAGGACCTGAAGATCAAGCACTTTGCTGCTCTGGATCGCGAGTGGCTGGAGTTTATCAAAGAAAACCGCACGAAAGGCGGCATCCAGCACGCTTATGATGTGGTCGTAGGGCCTGTTGCAGACGACAATACAATGGAGACTGTGCAGTTATACCTGTCAGGTATTTTAAAAGCCGAGGAAGCAGTGGAAAGGCTTCGCTATAATAAAGTAAACAACCAGGTGTCTTTCCATACGCCCCTTGCCCTGGAACACCTAACACTGGAATCCCGAAGGGAGGTTTCGTAA
- a CDS encoding NADAR family protein, producing MKSNYQPKETIHKQTHRNVISSFTGKYTFLSNFYPAPVTYMGQTYANNEAAFQAQKTSCAKEQQQFSIFRLHNPAEAKKRGKKLTLRPDWDKVKISLMYEICMCKFMQNPELRDALLATGNSLLIEGNTWGDYFWGKVNGNGENQLGLILMDVREKLKWSLEMENEIA from the coding sequence ATGAAATCTAATTATCAACCGAAAGAAACTATCCATAAACAAACTCACAGGAATGTTATCTCCTCTTTTACAGGGAAATACACATTTCTCAGCAATTTTTATCCGGCTCCTGTTACCTACATGGGGCAAACCTACGCCAATAATGAAGCCGCTTTCCAGGCGCAGAAGACCAGCTGTGCGAAAGAGCAGCAGCAATTCTCTATTTTCCGCCTGCATAACCCGGCAGAAGCCAAAAAGCGGGGAAAGAAACTCACGTTGCGCCCAGACTGGGACAAGGTAAAGATTTCCCTGATGTATGAAATCTGTATGTGCAAATTCATGCAGAACCCAGAGCTGCGGGATGCCCTGCTTGCCACAGGAAACAGCCTTCTCATAGAAGGCAATACCTGGGGCGACTACTTCTGGGGCAAGGTCAACGGCAACGGCGAAAATCAGTTAGGGCTTATCCTGATGGATGTACGTGAAAAGCTGAAATGGAGTTTGGAAATGGAAAATGAAATTGCATGA
- the ligA gene encoding NAD-dependent DNA ligase LigA — translation MNTADKIKELVQTLNRHRHAYYNLNAPEISDAEYDRLYEQLESLEKETGIIYSNSPTQTVGYPPVSELKKVPHPHPLLSLDKTKQVEDLCRFCGDHAALLMLKLDGLTLKLTYENGRLAEASTRGDGETGEEITHNIPAFENVPLTIAYKERLVVTGEAFIHKKDFERLNTTLRDKNGEPYKNARNLAAGSVRSLDPENCKGRCVTFLPFNVLEGLDEGENSNSREERLYQLSKLGFGSCPYIPLNPDQISPEYLELRIQDLKEKAETLDLPIDGMVLIFDDLAYSASCGRTGHHYKDGLAFKFEDETYETVLQSIEWTPSRFGELAPVAVFDTVEIDGCSVSRATLHNLTFIRELELVPGCRILVSKRNMIIPHVEENLDRGHYRDAAPAICPCCGASTELHRKKGEKGRIIETIHCSNPSCESQQLKKFVHFVCRKAMNIEGLSEATLEKFLNLGYLQTFPDIYHLDQHREEIIRLEGFGEKSFDRLWNAIQASRSTTFVRYLISMDIPMVGRTKSRVLDTVFSGSLDAFRAAATDDYDFTQLEDFGATLNQNIHDWFADEENLMLWDTLQKEFTFEERKEETTMAKNTEFAGKTIVATGKLENFTRSEINDQILALGAKPGSSVSKKTDYLICGEKAGSKLTKAQALGVTILSEAEFLAMIA, via the coding sequence ATGAATACAGCAGACAAGATCAAGGAACTGGTTCAGACGCTCAACCGGCACCGGCACGCCTACTATAACCTGAACGCACCGGAGATCTCCGATGCGGAGTATGACCGGCTGTACGAGCAGCTGGAAAGTCTGGAAAAGGAAACAGGGATCATCTACTCCAATTCCCCAACCCAGACAGTCGGCTATCCGCCGGTCAGTGAGCTGAAAAAAGTGCCGCACCCGCATCCGCTTCTGTCCCTGGATAAGACAAAGCAGGTGGAAGATTTATGCCGTTTTTGTGGCGATCACGCAGCTTTGCTTATGCTGAAGCTGGATGGCCTTACGTTAAAACTCACCTACGAAAACGGCAGACTGGCAGAGGCATCCACACGAGGAGACGGTGAGACCGGTGAAGAGATCACTCATAACATTCCCGCTTTTGAGAATGTGCCGCTCACGATTGCTTATAAAGAGCGGCTGGTTGTCACCGGAGAAGCCTTCATACACAAGAAGGATTTTGAACGGCTGAATACCACACTCCGGGACAAGAACGGGGAACCTTATAAAAACGCCCGGAACCTGGCTGCCGGATCTGTACGGAGCCTGGATCCGGAGAACTGTAAAGGCCGCTGTGTTACCTTCCTTCCCTTCAACGTACTGGAAGGACTGGACGAGGGAGAAAACAGCAACAGCCGGGAGGAACGTCTGTACCAGTTATCAAAACTGGGCTTTGGTTCCTGCCCGTATATTCCCCTCAATCCGGATCAGATTTCGCCGGAATATCTGGAGCTTCGTATCCAGGACCTGAAGGAGAAGGCAGAAACACTGGATCTTCCCATTGACGGAATGGTACTGATCTTCGATGACCTGGCGTATTCCGCAAGCTGCGGAAGAACCGGACACCACTACAAGGACGGACTTGCTTTCAAATTTGAGGACGAAACCTATGAAACCGTTCTCCAGAGTATTGAATGGACGCCTTCCCGTTTCGGGGAACTGGCACCTGTGGCAGTCTTTGACACCGTGGAGATTGATGGGTGCTCCGTATCCAGGGCCACGCTTCATAACCTCACCTTTATCCGGGAACTGGAGCTGGTGCCGGGATGCCGTATCCTGGTATCCAAACGGAACATGATCATTCCCCATGTAGAGGAGAACCTGGACCGTGGACATTACCGGGATGCTGCCCCTGCTATCTGCCCGTGCTGTGGCGCTTCGACAGAACTCCATCGAAAAAAAGGAGAAAAAGGACGGATCATTGAAACCATACACTGCAGCAATCCATCCTGTGAAAGCCAGCAGTTGAAAAAATTCGTCCATTTCGTATGCCGGAAAGCCATGAATATTGAAGGGTTAAGTGAGGCTACTCTGGAGAAATTCCTGAATCTGGGATACCTTCAGACCTTCCCTGACATCTACCATCTGGATCAGCACCGGGAAGAAATCATCCGGCTGGAAGGGTTCGGGGAGAAATCCTTTGACCGGCTCTGGAACGCAATCCAGGCCAGCCGCAGCACCACCTTTGTCCGCTATCTGATCAGCATGGATATTCCCATGGTAGGCCGTACAAAAAGCCGGGTATTGGATACCGTATTCTCTGGCAGTCTGGATGCCTTCCGGGCGGCTGCCACCGATGACTATGATTTCACACAGTTAGAGGACTTTGGCGCTACACTGAACCAGAACATTCACGACTGGTTTGCGGATGAAGAAAATCTGATGCTCTGGGACACATTACAGAAAGAATTTACATTTGAAGAAAGAAAGGAAGAAACCACTATGGCAAAAAATACTGAATTTGCAGGAAAGACTATCGTAGCAACCGGAAAGCTGGAAAACTTTACCCGCTCAGAGATCAACGACCAGATCCTGGCGCTTGGCGCAAAGCCGGGCAGCTCGGTGTCTAAAAAGACCGACTACCTGATCTGTGGGGAAAAAGCCGGCAGTAAGCTGACCAAAGCCCAGGCTCTGGGCGTCACGATCCTGTCGGAAGCAGAGTTTTTGGCAATGATTGCGTAA
- a CDS encoding LPD11 domain-containing protein, giving the protein MEEKKQTVLTLKFIGIDDFSCPTYQDQYSRLWKDLNLGHSENPDLYSVTGNDMDGEPVSPIRQEHIFDPEPFRRNPYEFQYMMLSRMQSDCEYFLGYGNRSVTILSERNPQQHINRMKELWEGLPSDGKPEWLTWEQLLNYEKELCNE; this is encoded by the coding sequence ATGGAAGAAAAGAAGCAGACGGTCTTAACGCTGAAATTCATCGGCATAGATGATTTTTCCTGTCCCACATACCAGGATCAGTATAGCCGCTTATGGAAGGACCTTAACCTGGGACATTCCGAAAATCCGGACTTATATTCTGTTACAGGCAATGACATGGATGGGGAACCAGTATCTCCAATCCGACAGGAACATATCTTTGATCCGGAACCATTCCGGAGAAATCCGTATGAGTTCCAGTATATGATGCTAAGCCGGATGCAGAGTGACTGCGAATATTTTCTCGGTTACGGGAACCGAAGTGTTACCATCTTATCTGAGAGGAATCCACAACAGCACATTAATCGCATGAAAGAGTTATGGGAGGGGTTACCTTCAGACGGGAAACCGGAATGGCTGACCTGGGAGCAGCTCCTGAACTATGAAAAAGAATTGTGTAACGAATAA